One Streptomyces mobaraensis NBRC 13819 = DSM 40847 DNA segment encodes these proteins:
- a CDS encoding terpene synthase family protein codes for MTDADSQDPTAPGQSDTGEELVIPRLTYPWPTIDSPLADALDEETFRWYDEDYADMFPDPADRERYRKQLLSRVTPYMFPTTDDIDRLRPAARWMNYITLMDDFFDLTPAEEIAPLRDRIYQVMTGRDDPGPDELGLLRQMAAAREEFRRYAPQSWIERMALSYWQYIHYGLMEEIAFRRQGVYPSIYRCRMIRMHSIGMRPFADQLEPVTGLLLPADVFHHPVIQRLRDLQACVIYLQNDISSLYKELALGQNEVVNQILTIRHHRQVSLQRAVDEVVAMHDRDVEEMWSLQQCLPDFGPHQAAASNYVRHLGIQVVGLQNWYDEIGRQFRYDRGGFVTAQYGREEIEIKTKTSYVNPDGTPYRPPRIHGPGWEERRPAEVIDNTQRYVDDNGTPWQGQG; via the coding sequence GTGACCGACGCCGACAGCCAGGACCCGACCGCTCCCGGCCAGTCCGACACCGGCGAGGAACTCGTCATTCCCCGCCTCACCTACCCGTGGCCGACCATCGACAGCCCGCTGGCCGATGCCCTCGATGAGGAGACCTTCCGCTGGTACGACGAAGACTACGCGGACATGTTCCCCGACCCGGCCGACCGGGAACGCTACCGCAAGCAGTTGCTCTCCCGGGTCACCCCGTACATGTTCCCGACCACCGACGACATCGACCGGTTGCGTCCGGCCGCCCGGTGGATGAACTACATCACGCTGATGGACGACTTCTTCGACCTCACCCCGGCAGAGGAGATCGCCCCGCTGCGCGACCGCATCTACCAGGTCATGACCGGGCGGGACGATCCAGGGCCTGACGAACTGGGCCTGCTGCGGCAGATGGCCGCCGCCCGGGAGGAGTTCCGCCGGTACGCGCCGCAGTCCTGGATCGAGCGGATGGCGCTCAGCTACTGGCAGTACATCCATTACGGGCTGATGGAGGAGATCGCGTTTCGCAGGCAGGGCGTCTACCCGTCGATCTACCGCTGCCGCATGATCCGTATGCACTCCATCGGCATGCGGCCCTTCGCCGACCAACTCGAACCGGTGACCGGCCTGCTGCTGCCCGCCGACGTCTTCCACCACCCGGTCATCCAGCGGCTCAGGGACCTTCAGGCGTGCGTCATCTACCTCCAGAACGACATCAGCTCCCTGTACAAGGAACTCGCCCTTGGGCAGAACGAGGTGGTCAACCAGATCCTGACCATCCGCCACCACCGCCAGGTGAGCCTCCAGCGGGCTGTGGACGAAGTGGTGGCCATGCACGACCGGGATGTGGAGGAGATGTGGTCCCTCCAGCAGTGCCTTCCCGACTTCGGACCCCACCAAGCGGCCGCGTCGAACTACGTGCGGCACCTGGGAATCCAGGTCGTCGGGCTGCAGAACTGGTACGACGAGATCGGCCGGCAGTTCCGGTACGACCGCGGCGGATTCGTCACCGCTCAGTACGGCCGCGAAGAGATCGAGATCAAGACGAAGACGTCGTACGTCAACCCCGACGGCACCCCCTACCGGCCACCGCGCATTCACGGACCCGGCTGGGAAGAGCGGCGCCCCGCCGAAGTGATCGACAACACCCAGCGCTACGTCGACGACAACGGCACCCCGTGGCAGGGGCAAGGCTGA
- a CDS encoding chaplin, producing MSRIAKAVLMTAAAGAVAAGASGVAVADSNANGAAVGSPGVISGNTIQVPIHVPINLCGNSIDIIALLNPTFGNTCVAD from the coding sequence ATGTCGCGTATCGCCAAGGCAGTCCTCATGACCGCCGCCGCCGGCGCCGTCGCCGCCGGCGCCTCGGGCGTCGCAGTAGCCGACTCCAACGCCAATGGAGCGGCCGTGGGTTCCCCCGGCGTGATCTCCGGCAACACCATCCAGGTGCCGATCCACGTGCCGATCAACCTGTGCGGGAACTCGATCGACATCATCGCCCTGCTGAACCCCACCTTCGGCAACACCTGCGTCGCCGACTGA
- the panD gene encoding aspartate 1-decarboxylase, translating into MYRTMMKSKIHRATVTQADLHYVGSVTVDADLMDAADLLPGEKVDIVDIDNGARLSTYVIEGPRGSGVIGINGAAARLVSPGDLVILIAYGVMEDAEARAFEPRVVFVDERNAVVDLGADPAAVPEGAGLVRGDRVAGV; encoded by the coding sequence ATGTACCGCACCATGATGAAGTCCAAGATCCATCGCGCCACCGTCACCCAGGCCGACCTGCACTATGTGGGATCCGTGACCGTGGACGCCGATCTGATGGACGCCGCCGATCTGCTGCCCGGGGAGAAGGTGGACATCGTCGATATCGACAACGGCGCACGGTTGTCCACCTATGTGATCGAAGGGCCGCGTGGGTCGGGTGTGATCGGGATCAACGGTGCGGCGGCCCGGCTGGTCAGCCCTGGGGATCTGGTGATCCTCATCGCCTACGGGGTGATGGAGGACGCCGAGGCCAGGGCGTTCGAGCCGCGGGTGGTCTTCGTCGACGAGCGGAACGCCGTGGTGGACCTGGGGGCCGACCCGGCGGCGGTGCCGGAGGGGGCGGGGCTGGTGCGCGGGGACCGGGTCGCGGGCGTCTAG
- a CDS encoding dsRBD fold-containing protein, producing MQHVAGWHVEVEFDEDERHVRAAALLRLRDGTEVRARGKAARHPDDPGEARVGEELAGARALVDLAEQLAAKGGHEAADLRAETATAG from the coding sequence GTGCAGCACGTCGCGGGCTGGCATGTGGAAGTCGAGTTCGACGAGGACGAACGGCACGTCCGCGCCGCCGCCCTGCTGCGGCTGCGGGACGGCACCGAGGTGCGGGCGCGCGGCAAGGCGGCCCGGCACCCGGACGACCCGGGCGAGGCCCGGGTGGGCGAGGAGCTGGCGGGCGCCCGCGCGCTCGTGGACCTCGCCGAGCAGCTCGCGGCCAAGGGCGGCCACGAGGCGGCCGACCTGCGGGCGGAGACCGCCACGGCGGGCTAG
- a CDS encoding sigma-70 family RNA polymerase sigma factor, whose protein sequence is MTETALRRRTRQSPATAGLFARLAALPDGPERTRLRQELIAAWLPMAERISLRYRSSGESPADLRQVAALALVRAVDRFDPDRGFAFESFAVPTINGELKRHVRDHVWSLHIPRRDQELRAAVRAARSRLEQKGAGTRVTEAALAEEAGLTEAEVRRGIDADGVHHTLSLDHPIDGAGELPLADTLGRVDRALDLVIDRQSLRPLLDALPEREKSVLYWHFFGNLTQQQIGARLGVSQMQISRILSRTCAHLRRQLLAPV, encoded by the coding sequence ATGACTGAGACAGCTCTCCGACGGCGTACGCGCCAGAGCCCCGCGACGGCCGGGCTGTTCGCACGGCTCGCGGCACTGCCCGACGGGCCCGAGCGGACCCGGCTGCGGCAGGAGCTGATCGCCGCCTGGCTCCCCATGGCCGAGCGCATCAGCCTGCGCTACCGGTCCAGTGGCGAGAGCCCGGCCGATCTCCGGCAGGTGGCGGCGCTGGCGCTGGTCCGGGCCGTCGACCGGTTCGATCCGGACCGCGGCTTCGCCTTCGAGTCGTTCGCCGTCCCCACCATCAACGGCGAGCTGAAGCGGCACGTGCGCGACCACGTGTGGTCGCTGCACATCCCCCGGCGTGACCAGGAGCTGCGGGCCGCGGTCCGCGCCGCGCGGTCGCGGCTGGAGCAGAAGGGCGCCGGAACGCGCGTCACCGAGGCCGCCCTGGCCGAAGAGGCCGGACTCACCGAGGCGGAGGTCCGGCGGGGCATCGACGCGGACGGGGTGCACCACACGCTCTCCCTGGACCACCCCATCGACGGCGCGGGCGAACTGCCGCTGGCCGACACCCTGGGCCGGGTGGACCGCGCGCTGGACCTGGTCATCGACCGGCAGTCGCTCAGGCCGCTGCTCGACGCCCTCCCCGAACGCGAGAAGTCGGTCCTGTACTGGCACTTCTTCGGCAATCTCACCCAGCAGCAGATCGGCGCCCGGCTGGGGGTGTCGCAGATGCAGATCTCGCGGATCCTCAGCCGCACCTGCGCCCACCTGCGGCGGCAGCTGCTGGCGCCCGTCTGA
- a CDS encoding prolyl oligopeptidase family serine peptidase, whose protein sequence is MPSLPAPQLHLARTRQGKDVDVHRPEGPDAGLPVVLLWHGTSPDDRGVLAPLAREVAARGVVVAVPDWRADAPDAGRAALLGSLAWCRANAAAYGGDPDRIVLAGWSAGASAALGVALRPDVADGWRPAAVVGLASRYDLPARTTGTPPLTDLTDSMEPVDPIDPIDSAAGRPVAPVPVLLVHGTEDTLMGPEHSRAALAALTARGWPARLDEPAADHAGVIMAEFDPATGRCRPSDDERVRAQGRLSVRALTEAAGAPTPGTR, encoded by the coding sequence ATGCCCTCGCTCCCCGCCCCGCAGCTCCACCTCGCCCGGACGCGGCAGGGCAAGGACGTCGACGTCCACCGCCCCGAAGGGCCGGACGCCGGGCTGCCGGTGGTGCTGCTCTGGCACGGCACGAGCCCGGACGACCGGGGCGTGCTCGCCCCTCTCGCGCGGGAGGTCGCCGCGCGGGGCGTGGTCGTGGCCGTACCGGACTGGCGGGCCGACGCGCCCGACGCCGGACGGGCGGCGCTGCTCGGCTCGCTGGCGTGGTGCCGGGCGAACGCGGCGGCATACGGCGGCGATCCGGACCGGATCGTGCTGGCCGGTTGGTCCGCGGGGGCCTCGGCCGCCCTCGGCGTCGCGCTCCGCCCCGACGTCGCCGACGGCTGGCGCCCGGCGGCCGTTGTGGGCCTCGCGTCGCGCTACGACCTGCCGGCGCGGACGACGGGGACGCCGCCGCTGACGGACCTGACCGACTCGATGGAACCGGTCGATCCGATAGACCCGATCGATTCCGCCGCCGGGCGGCCGGTCGCGCCGGTGCCCGTCCTGCTGGTGCACGGGACCGAGGACACCCTGATGGGACCGGAGCACTCCCGCGCGGCTCTGGCCGCGCTCACCGCCCGCGGCTGGCCGGCCCGGCTGGACGAGCCGGCGGCGGACCACGCGGGCGTGATCATGGCCGAATTCGACCCGGCGACCGGCCGCTGCCGCCCGTCGGACGACGAACGGGTGCGCGCCCAGGGCCGGTTGTCCGTCCGGGCCCTGACGGAGGCGGCCGGCGCCCCGACCCCGGGTACTCGCTAG
- a CDS encoding bifunctional cobalt-precorrin-7 (C(5))-methyltransferase/cobalt-precorrin-6B (C(15))-methyltransferase has product MPAASAVPSVPSGAAEPRTPVTVVGIGADGWEGLAPGAREELRAAEVIVGGARQLGLVPEECPGERVAWPSPLRPAVPRLLAEHAGRRLAVLASGDPMFFGIGRTLADELGPELLRVMPHPSSASYACARLGWPLDGTEVVSLVGRPLDALAAALQPGRRLLLLSAGAGTPAEVAALLRERGFGPSAMTVLEQLGGDREARREGTADAWEHPAGDPLNVVAVVCRPAPDALRLPLVPGLPDEAYDHDGQLTKRHVRAATLAALGPAPGELLWDIGGGSGSIGIEWMRAHRSCRAVTVERDPVRAGRIARNAAALGVPGLRVVTGAAPAALDGLPVPDAVFIGGGLTAPGLLDACWAALPEGGRLVANTVTLESEALLADRYRRHGGELVRLAVAHAVPVGGFTGWRQAMPVTQWSVVKGKGGGGEASGRSAAVPAQQPARASKEAAEAAEAVEAASREP; this is encoded by the coding sequence GTGCCCGCCGCGTCCGCCGTGCCGTCCGTGCCCTCAGGGGCCGCCGAGCCCCGTACCCCCGTCACCGTCGTGGGGATCGGTGCCGACGGCTGGGAAGGGCTCGCGCCCGGGGCCCGGGAGGAGTTGCGGGCCGCCGAGGTGATCGTGGGCGGGGCGCGGCAGCTCGGGCTGGTGCCGGAGGAGTGCCCGGGGGAGCGGGTGGCCTGGCCGTCGCCGCTGCGGCCCGCCGTGCCGCGGCTGCTCGCGGAGCACGCCGGGCGCCGGTTGGCCGTCCTGGCCAGCGGCGACCCCATGTTCTTCGGCATCGGCCGGACCCTCGCCGACGAGCTGGGACCCGAGCTGCTGCGGGTGATGCCGCACCCGTCCTCCGCTTCGTACGCCTGCGCCCGGCTGGGCTGGCCGCTGGACGGCACCGAGGTGGTCAGCCTCGTCGGCCGGCCGCTCGACGCGCTCGCCGCCGCCCTCCAGCCCGGCCGCCGGCTGCTGCTGCTCAGCGCCGGCGCCGGCACCCCGGCCGAGGTCGCCGCGCTGCTGCGCGAGCGCGGTTTCGGGCCGAGCGCGATGACGGTCCTGGAACAGCTCGGCGGCGACCGCGAGGCCCGCCGCGAGGGCACGGCCGACGCGTGGGAGCACCCGGCCGGCGACCCGCTGAACGTCGTCGCCGTCGTCTGCCGCCCCGCGCCCGACGCCCTCCGGCTGCCGCTCGTCCCCGGTCTGCCGGACGAAGCGTACGACCACGACGGGCAGTTGACGAAGCGTCATGTCCGCGCGGCGACCCTCGCCGCCCTCGGGCCCGCCCCCGGCGAACTGCTCTGGGACATCGGCGGGGGCTCCGGCTCCATCGGCATCGAGTGGATGCGCGCCCACCGCTCCTGCCGGGCGGTCACCGTCGAACGCGACCCCGTCCGGGCCGGCCGGATCGCCCGCAACGCCGCCGCCCTGGGCGTCCCCGGTCTGCGCGTCGTCACCGGCGCCGCGCCCGCCGCGCTCGACGGACTGCCCGTCCCCGACGCCGTGTTCATCGGCGGCGGGCTCACCGCCCCCGGCCTGCTCGACGCCTGCTGGGCGGCGCTGCCCGAGGGCGGGCGGCTGGTCGCCAACACCGTCACCCTGGAGTCCGAGGCGCTGCTCGCCGACCGCTACCGGCGGCACGGCGGGGAGCTGGTCCGGCTGGCCGTGGCGCACGCCGTGCCCGTCGGTGGCTTCACCGGGTGGCGGCAGGCGATGCCGGTGACGCAGTGGTCGGTCGTCAAGGGCAAGGGCGGGGGCGGGGAGGCGTCCGGCCGGTCCGCGGCCGTACCCGCCCAGCAGCCGGCCCGGGCATCGAAAGAAGCCGCAGAAGCCGCAGAAGCCGTGGAAGCCGCGAGTCGTGAGCCGTGA
- the cobM gene encoding precorrin-4 C(11)-methyltransferase, which yields MTVYFIGAGPGAADLITVRGARTLARCGVCLYAGSLVPRELLADCPPGARLVDTAKLDLDEITAEFVRAHEAGQDVARLHSGDPSVFSAVAEQMRRLDAHGIPYEIVPGVPAFAAAAASLGRELTVPTVGQTVVLTRVAERATPMPPGEDLATLGRSGALLVLHLAARHADRVVAELLPHYGPDCPAAVVAMASRPDEIVLRGPLAGIADQVRTAGVVRTAVILVGRTLGAEQFPDSHLYSTERCRDAAGRSMF from the coding sequence ATGACCGTCTACTTCATCGGTGCCGGACCCGGCGCCGCCGACCTCATCACGGTGCGCGGCGCCCGCACCCTCGCCCGCTGCGGCGTCTGCCTCTACGCCGGGAGCCTCGTCCCCCGCGAGCTCCTCGCCGACTGCCCGCCCGGGGCCCGCCTCGTCGACACCGCCAAGCTGGACCTGGACGAGATCACCGCCGAGTTCGTCCGCGCCCACGAGGCCGGTCAGGACGTCGCCCGACTGCACTCCGGCGACCCGTCCGTCTTCAGCGCCGTCGCCGAGCAGATGCGCCGGCTGGACGCGCACGGCATCCCGTACGAGATCGTGCCCGGGGTCCCCGCCTTCGCCGCCGCCGCGGCCTCCCTGGGCCGCGAACTGACCGTCCCGACCGTCGGCCAGACCGTCGTCCTCACCCGGGTCGCCGAGCGGGCCACGCCCATGCCGCCCGGCGAGGACCTGGCCACCCTCGGCCGCAGCGGCGCGCTCCTCGTGCTGCACCTCGCCGCCCGCCACGCGGACCGCGTCGTCGCCGAACTGCTGCCGCACTACGGCCCGGACTGCCCCGCCGCCGTCGTCGCCATGGCCAGCCGGCCCGACGAGATCGTGCTGCGCGGCCCGCTCGCCGGCATCGCCGACCAGGTCAGGACCGCGGGCGTGGTCCGCACGGCGGTCATCCTCGTCGGGCGGACGCTCGGGGCCGAGCAGTTCCCCGACAGCCATCTGTACTCGACGGAGCGCTGCCGTGACGCTGCGGGACGCTCGATGTTCTGA
- the tsaD gene encoding tRNA (adenosine(37)-N6)-threonylcarbamoyltransferase complex transferase subunit TsaD yields MVLGIESSCDETGAGLVRDGRLLGHAVASSMDEHARYGGVVPEIAARAHVHSATPVVRQALADAGLTMADVGAVAVTTGPGLSGALQVGVAAAKGLAYSLGVPLYGVHHLAGHVAADTLEHGPLPDPCVVLIVSGGHTSLLLVRDLARDPIVHLGDTLDDAAGECFDKVARVFGLPYPGGPAVDRAARDGDPGAVAFPRPMTGPRDDPWTFSFSGLKTAAARWAERHRAAGRPLPVADGAASLQEAIADVLTRKAVAACVEHGVGTLVVVGGVAANSRVRALAEERCAAAGVELRVPPLRLCTDNGAMIAAVGDLLVRAGAEPAPLDVSIDPSAPLEYAALHPVARTVRAA; encoded by the coding sequence GTGGTGCTGGGCATCGAATCGTCCTGCGACGAGACCGGCGCCGGCCTCGTCCGGGACGGGAGGCTGCTGGGGCACGCGGTGGCGTCCAGCATGGACGAGCACGCCCGGTACGGAGGCGTGGTCCCCGAGATCGCGGCCCGCGCCCACGTGCACTCCGCCACGCCCGTGGTCCGGCAGGCGCTGGCCGACGCCGGGCTGACGATGGCGGACGTCGGGGCGGTCGCGGTGACCACCGGACCCGGGCTGTCCGGGGCGCTGCAGGTCGGCGTGGCCGCGGCGAAGGGGCTGGCCTATTCGCTGGGCGTCCCGCTGTACGGGGTGCACCACCTGGCCGGGCACGTCGCGGCCGACACCCTGGAGCACGGGCCGCTGCCGGACCCGTGCGTGGTGCTGATCGTCTCCGGCGGGCACACGTCGCTGCTGCTGGTCCGGGACCTGGCCCGGGACCCGATCGTCCACCTGGGCGACACCCTCGACGACGCGGCCGGCGAGTGCTTCGACAAGGTCGCGCGCGTCTTCGGACTGCCCTACCCGGGCGGCCCCGCCGTGGACCGGGCGGCCCGGGACGGCGACCCGGGCGCCGTCGCCTTCCCCCGCCCGATGACCGGGCCCCGCGACGACCCGTGGACGTTCTCGTTCTCCGGCCTGAAGACCGCCGCCGCCCGCTGGGCCGAGCGGCACCGCGCGGCCGGCCGGCCGCTGCCGGTCGCGGACGGCGCCGCCTCCCTCCAGGAGGCCATCGCCGACGTCCTCACCCGCAAGGCCGTCGCCGCGTGCGTCGAACACGGCGTGGGCACGCTGGTGGTGGTCGGCGGCGTGGCCGCCAACTCCCGGGTGCGCGCCCTGGCCGAGGAGCGCTGCGCCGCGGCCGGTGTGGAGCTGCGCGTCCCGCCGCTGCGGCTGTGCACCGACAACGGCGCGATGATCGCGGCCGTCGGCGACCTGCTGGTCCGCGCGGGCGCCGAGCCCGCCCCGCTGGACGTGTCCATCGACCCGTCGGCGCCCCTGGAGTACGCCGCCCTGCACCCCGTCGCCCGGACCGTCCGCGCGGCCTGA
- a CDS encoding MFS transporter: protein MPVLPSAPPGGPTEAARPPAAGWPAVVAVTLGLFAIVTTEILPIGLLTSIGADFTVSDGAAGLAMAVPGLLAAVSAPMVTVATAGADRRLVLHALALLLTVANVVAAVAPGLPLLLVSRMLVGVTIGGFWSVGSGLAERLVPPQAAGRATAVIFSAVPLGSVLGVPAGTLVGDLAGWRTAFAALAVLAAGVLAALLATVPPLPPLLATRPAVLGEVLRRPGTRAAAFLTFLVVLAHFGTYTYVTPFLERVTGLDDGAVTAFLLAYGAAGVLGTFLGGPRAARHPRYVFGAAAGLLAAATLLLPVLGGGPAGALVLLAAWGVAYGAVPAASQALFVRAAPDAPEAASVLFTAAFQATFSLGAFAGGGVLDRTSPSTLMALGGCVAAVAALTALVAARRRPG, encoded by the coding sequence ATGCCCGTCCTCCCTTCCGCACCGCCCGGCGGCCCGACCGAGGCCGCCCGGCCACCGGCGGCCGGTTGGCCCGCCGTCGTCGCCGTGACGCTGGGCCTCTTCGCGATCGTCACCACCGAGATCCTGCCGATCGGCCTGCTGACCTCGATCGGCGCGGACTTCACCGTCTCGGACGGGGCGGCCGGACTGGCGATGGCCGTACCGGGGCTGCTGGCGGCGGTCTCCGCGCCGATGGTCACCGTGGCCACGGCGGGCGCCGACCGCCGACTGGTGCTCCACGCCCTCGCCCTCCTGCTGACGGTGGCGAACGTGGTCGCCGCCGTGGCGCCCGGGCTGCCGCTGCTCCTCGTCTCGCGGATGCTGGTCGGGGTGACGATCGGCGGCTTCTGGTCGGTCGGATCCGGGCTGGCCGAGCGGCTGGTGCCACCGCAGGCGGCCGGCCGGGCCACCGCGGTGATCTTCTCGGCGGTTCCGCTCGGGTCCGTCCTGGGGGTGCCGGCCGGCACCCTGGTCGGGGACCTCGCCGGGTGGCGGACGGCCTTCGCCGCCCTGGCCGTCCTGGCGGCCGGCGTCCTGGCCGCGCTGCTCGCGACCGTCCCGCCGCTCCCTCCGCTCCTGGCGACCCGCCCGGCGGTCCTCGGGGAGGTGCTGCGGCGCCCCGGCACCCGCGCGGCGGCGTTCCTGACGTTCCTCGTCGTCCTCGCCCACTTCGGGACGTACACCTATGTGACCCCGTTCCTGGAGCGGGTGACCGGCCTGGACGATGGGGCCGTCACCGCTTTCCTGCTCGCGTACGGCGCCGCGGGCGTCCTCGGCACCTTCCTCGGCGGCCCCCGGGCGGCGCGGCACCCGCGGTACGTCTTCGGGGCGGCGGCCGGCCTGCTCGCGGCGGCGACGCTGCTGCTGCCGGTGCTGGGCGGCGGCCCGGCCGGGGCCCTGGTCCTGCTGGCCGCGTGGGGCGTGGCGTACGGCGCGGTGCCGGCGGCCTCGCAGGCGCTGTTCGTCCGGGCGGCGCCGGACGCCCCGGAGGCGGCGTCGGTCCTGTTCACGGCGGCGTTCCAGGCGACGTTCTCGCTGGGGGCGTTCGCCGGGGGCGGGGTGCTGGACCGCACGTCCCCGTCCACGCTGATGGCGCTCGGCGGCTGCGTCGCGGCCGTCGCGGCGCTGACGGCCCTGGTGGCGGCGCGCCGGCGCCCCGGGTGA
- a CDS encoding SDR family NAD(P)-dependent oxidoreductase, with the protein MTVTEESRGDARGTAEGAGIAPERLAICLDVLKELDELPIDHPDAITVRRATSGIYRTVKQRRRQERRAAKTAHDRQVTEATATGSADRIDDETQGILPSSTTLGEIAGILERPRSCYICKTRYVEVDAFYHQLCRPCAAENRARRDARTDLTGRRALLTGGRAKIGMYIALRLLRDGAHTTITTRFPNDAIRRFKAMPDSDEWIHRLKVVGIDLRDPAQVVALADSVAAEGPLDILINNAAQTVRRSPRAYSELVAAESAPLPAGALPAAEVIGAFGSGAVDAVAALPTGNGEGLTAQDVTDLALVSGSASLARIEAGTAIDAGGLVPDLAATNSWIQTVSEVDPVELLEVQLCNSTAPFILISRLRPAMAAAAARRKYVVNVSAMEGVFSRGYKGAGHPHTNMAKAALNMLTRTSAEEMLETDGILMTSVDTGWITDERPHPDKVRLAEAGFHAPLDLIDGAARVYDPIVRGEEGEDLYGCFLKDYRRADW; encoded by the coding sequence ATGACGGTCACAGAAGAGAGCCGCGGCGACGCCCGGGGCACCGCCGAAGGGGCGGGCATCGCCCCCGAGCGCCTGGCGATCTGCCTGGACGTGCTCAAGGAGCTCGACGAGCTGCCGATCGACCACCCGGACGCGATCACCGTCCGCCGGGCCACCTCGGGCATCTACCGCACGGTCAAGCAGCGCCGCCGCCAGGAGCGCCGGGCCGCCAAGACCGCCCACGACCGCCAGGTCACCGAGGCCACGGCCACCGGCTCCGCCGACCGCATCGACGACGAGACGCAGGGCATCCTGCCCAGCTCCACCACCCTCGGCGAGATAGCGGGCATCCTGGAGCGCCCCCGCTCCTGCTACATCTGCAAGACCCGCTACGTCGAGGTCGACGCGTTCTACCACCAGCTCTGCCGCCCCTGCGCGGCCGAGAACCGCGCCCGCCGCGACGCCCGGACCGACCTCACCGGCCGCCGGGCGCTGCTCACCGGCGGACGCGCCAAGATCGGCATGTACATCGCGCTGCGGCTGCTGCGCGACGGCGCGCACACCACCATCACCACCCGGTTCCCGAACGACGCCATCCGCCGCTTCAAGGCGATGCCGGACAGCGACGAGTGGATCCACCGGCTGAAGGTCGTCGGCATCGACCTCCGCGACCCCGCGCAGGTCGTGGCGCTCGCCGACAGCGTGGCCGCCGAGGGCCCGCTCGACATCCTGATCAACAACGCGGCCCAGACCGTCCGCCGGTCGCCGCGCGCCTACAGCGAGCTGGTCGCCGCCGAGTCGGCGCCGCTCCCCGCGGGCGCGCTGCCGGCGGCCGAGGTGATCGGCGCGTTCGGCAGCGGCGCCGTGGACGCCGTCGCCGCGCTGCCCACCGGGAACGGCGAGGGCCTGACCGCCCAGGACGTCACCGACCTGGCGCTCGTCTCCGGCTCCGCCTCGCTCGCCCGGATCGAGGCCGGTACGGCGATCGACGCCGGCGGCCTGGTTCCGGACCTGGCCGCCACCAACAGCTGGATCCAGACCGTCTCCGAGGTCGACCCGGTCGAGCTGCTGGAGGTCCAGCTCTGCAACTCGACCGCGCCGTTCATCCTCATCAGCCGGCTGCGCCCGGCGATGGCCGCCGCCGCGGCCCGCCGGAAGTACGTCGTCAACGTCTCCGCCATGGAGGGCGTCTTCAGCCGCGGCTACAAGGGCGCCGGCCACCCCCACACCAACATGGCCAAGGCCGCGCTCAACATGCTCACCCGCACCAGCGCCGAGGAGATGCTGGAGACCGACGGCATCCTGATGACCAGCGTCGACACGGGCTGGATCACGGACGAGCGCCCGCACCCCGACAAGGTGCGGCTGGCCGAGGCGGGCTTCCACGCCCCCCTCGACCTCATCGACGGCGCCGCCCGCGTCTACGACCCGATCGTGCGCGGCGAGGAGGGGGAGGACCTGTACGGGTGCTTCCTCAAGGACTACCGGCGCGCCGACTGGTAA
- a CDS encoding MerR family transcriptional regulator: MFIIGDFARYGRVSVRMLRHYDATGLLRPARVDAVTGYRYYKAGQLARLNRVIALKELGFTLRQVRAIVDEEVGTEELRGMLRLRRAELEAAATAAAARLTQVEARLRSIESEGIMSTHDVVVKGVPAVRVAELSAVAAGYAPEEIGPVVSPLFAELCRRLDEAGVTPAGPAIAYYEDDPGGSGGILAHAAFPVGPGVTAAGFGLVDLPGIETAATVVHRGPMDDVLPTAQALARWIDANGHRSAGYARELYLECPEDPAGWVTELQEPLLKG; encoded by the coding sequence ATGTTCATCATCGGAGATTTCGCCCGGTACGGACGCGTGTCCGTCCGCATGCTGCGCCACTACGACGCGACGGGGCTGCTGCGCCCCGCCCGCGTCGACGCCGTCACCGGCTACCGCTACTACAAGGCGGGCCAACTCGCCCGCCTCAACCGCGTCATCGCCCTCAAGGAGCTGGGGTTCACCCTCCGGCAGGTGCGGGCGATCGTGGACGAGGAAGTGGGGACGGAGGAGCTGCGCGGCATGCTGCGGCTGCGCCGCGCCGAACTGGAGGCCGCCGCCACCGCGGCGGCGGCCCGGCTGACGCAGGTCGAGGCGAGGCTCCGGAGCATCGAGAGCGAGGGAATCATGAGTACCCACGATGTGGTGGTCAAGGGCGTCCCGGCGGTACGGGTGGCCGAGCTGAGCGCCGTCGCGGCCGGTTACGCGCCCGAGGAGATCGGCCCGGTCGTCAGCCCGCTGTTCGCCGAGCTGTGCCGGCGGCTGGACGAGGCCGGGGTGACCCCGGCGGGCCCGGCCATCGCCTACTACGAGGACGACCCCGGCGGCTCCGGTGGCATCCTCGCCCACGCGGCGTTCCCGGTCGGCCCGGGGGTCACGGCCGCGGGCTTCGGCCTCGTCGACCTCCCCGGCATCGAGACCGCCGCCACCGTCGTCCACCGCGGCCCGATGGACGACGTCCTCCCCACGGCCCAGGCCCTCGCCCGCTGGATCGACGCCAACGGCCACCGGTCGGCGGGGTACGCGCGGGAGCTCTACCTGGAGTGCCCGGAGGACCCGGCGGGGTGGGTGACGGAGCTTCAGGAGCCCTTGCTGAAGGGCTAG